A genomic segment from Rhodospirillum centenum SW encodes:
- a CDS encoding methyl-accepting chemotaxis protein, whose product MPMPRLVDISIRVRIFAAFGLVLLVTLALGGFGLAQLSTISRAADVVAGNSLPSVVGSNGILKGVLNYRRHQAAMLLNTDPEVIAERKELLASQITEIAAGRQAYEALITSEREAFGKFDRAWARFLPMAAEIETLLRDGKRAELLAIYNGPSRIAIEEAITALEEAVGINERDGKDAGVMIVNATGSAMAGTIIALIIAAGLAVAAGLTTVATVAGPTLRLTDTMNRLSRRELTAAVDGTDRKDEIGAMARAVQVFKDGLIEAERLSAAQKAEEKAKAARAARVDSLVQAFDGTSSESLRAVSAAATELDATAQSMAAIAEETSRQATSAASAAEQTTANVQTVAAATEEMASSIQEINRQVNRAKGVAQRAAQSVQETNVTVEGLTAATQKIGEVVTLIQAIAAQTNLLALNATIEAARAGEAGKGFAVVASEVKNLAGQTAKATEEIAAQISAVQKVSAETSTAIQAIGTIIEEVNGISATIAAAMEQQGASTNEISRNVTQAAAGTQEVSANIGQVTQVTGQAGAAATQVLGAAGDLARQSESLKQEVERFLAAIKAA is encoded by the coding sequence ATGCCCATGCCACGTCTGGTCGATATATCCATACGCGTCCGAATCTTCGCCGCTTTCGGGCTGGTCCTGCTGGTGACCCTGGCTCTCGGCGGGTTCGGGCTGGCTCAGCTCAGCACGATCAGCCGGGCGGCTGACGTGGTGGCGGGCAACTCGCTGCCCTCGGTGGTCGGCAGCAACGGCATCCTCAAGGGGGTGCTCAACTACCGCCGCCATCAGGCGGCGATGCTGCTGAACACCGACCCGGAGGTCATTGCCGAGCGCAAGGAGCTTCTGGCCAGCCAGATCACGGAGATCGCCGCCGGCCGACAGGCCTACGAGGCCCTGATCACCAGCGAACGGGAGGCGTTCGGGAAGTTCGACCGGGCCTGGGCCCGGTTCCTGCCGATGGCGGCGGAGATCGAGACGCTGCTGCGCGACGGCAAGCGCGCCGAACTGCTGGCGATCTACAACGGGCCGTCCCGCATCGCCATCGAAGAAGCCATCACGGCCCTGGAAGAGGCGGTCGGGATCAACGAACGCGACGGCAAGGACGCGGGCGTCATGATCGTCAACGCGACCGGCAGCGCCATGGCCGGCACCATCATCGCCCTGATCATCGCCGCCGGTCTTGCCGTGGCCGCGGGCCTCACGACCGTCGCCACCGTGGCCGGGCCGACGCTGCGCCTGACCGACACGATGAACCGGCTCAGCCGCCGTGAGCTGACGGCGGCCGTGGACGGCACCGACCGCAAGGACGAGATCGGCGCCATGGCCCGCGCCGTGCAGGTCTTCAAGGACGGGCTGATCGAGGCCGAGCGCCTGAGCGCCGCCCAGAAGGCGGAGGAGAAGGCCAAGGCCGCCCGCGCCGCGCGGGTGGATTCCCTCGTCCAGGCCTTCGACGGCACCTCCAGCGAATCGCTGCGCGCCGTCTCCGCCGCCGCCACCGAACTGGACGCCACCGCCCAGAGCATGGCCGCCATCGCCGAGGAGACCAGCCGTCAGGCCACGTCCGCCGCCTCGGCCGCGGAGCAGACCACGGCCAACGTGCAGACCGTCGCCGCGGCGACGGAGGAGATGGCCTCCTCCATCCAGGAGATCAACCGGCAGGTCAACCGTGCCAAGGGCGTGGCCCAGCGGGCCGCGCAGAGCGTGCAGGAAACGAACGTCACGGTCGAGGGCCTGACCGCCGCGACGCAGAAGATCGGCGAGGTCGTGACCCTGATCCAGGCGATCGCGGCGCAGACCAACCTGCTGGCGCTGAACGCCACCATCGAGGCCGCCCGCGCCGGCGAAGCGGGCAAGGGCTTCGCCGTCGTCGCCAGCGAGGTGAAGAACCTCGCCGGCCAGACCGCCAAGGCGACGGAGGAGATCGCCGCCCAGATCTCCGCCGTGCAGAAGGTGTCGGCCGAGACCTCCACCGCGATCCAGGCGATCGGCACCATCATCGAGGAGGTCAACGGCATCTCCGCCACCATCGCCGCGGCGATGGAGCAGCAGGGCGCCTCGACCAACGAGATCAGCCGCAACGTGACCCAGGCCGCGGCCGGCACGCAGGAGGTGTCCGCCAACATCGGTCAGGTGACGCAGGTGACCGGCCAGGCCGGCGCCGCCGCCACCCAGGTGCTGGGCGCCGCCGGCGACCTGGCCCGGCAGTCCGAATCCCTCAAGCAGGAGGTCGAACGCTTCCTCGCCGCCATCAAGGCCGCCTGA
- a CDS encoding 2Fe-2S iron-sulfur cluster-binding protein encodes MSMTVNGVSVSLPDDPRVSLLDLLRDHLGLSGTKKGCDQGACGACTVLADGERILSCLALAVQYADRSITTIEGLGTPDALHPLQRAFIEQDGFQCGYCTPGQICSAVGMLDELRRGVPSHVTADLAADRIAPTPEELRERMSGNLCRCGAHNGIIAAIAAIAGTVAEAAE; translated from the coding sequence ATGAGCATGACGGTCAACGGCGTCAGCGTAAGCCTGCCCGACGATCCGCGCGTCTCCCTGCTCGATCTGCTGCGCGACCATCTCGGGCTTTCCGGGACCAAGAAGGGCTGCGACCAGGGGGCCTGCGGCGCCTGCACCGTGCTGGCGGACGGGGAGCGCATCCTCTCCTGCCTTGCGCTGGCGGTTCAGTATGCGGACCGCTCGATCACGACGATCGAGGGGCTGGGAACGCCCGACGCGCTCCACCCGCTCCAGCGGGCCTTCATCGAACAGGACGGATTCCAGTGCGGCTACTGCACGCCGGGCCAGATCTGCTCGGCGGTGGGGATGCTCGACGAGCTGCGCCGCGGGGTGCCCAGCCATGTGACCGCGGACCTCGCGGCCGACAGGATCGCGCCCACTCCCGAGGAACTGCGTGAGCGGATGAGCGGCAACCTGTGCCGCTGCGGCGCGCACAACGGGATCATCGCCGCCATCGCTGCCATCGCCGGAACCGTCGCGGAGGCCGCGGAATGA
- a CDS encoding FAD binding domain-containing protein, whose amino-acid sequence MTPFDYARAADAADAVRRGAAPGAAYLGGGTNLVDLMRETVERPAVLVDVTGLSRGIDALPDGGLRIGAAARNTAVAEHRLVRTHYPVLARAILSGASAQIRTMATVGGNLLQRPRCPCFYDTAGSRCNRRLPGQGCDAIDGFTRGHAILGASDACVAVHPSDMAVALAALDATVLLDGAAGSRSLPLTALHRLPGDRPDIETVLHPGELITAVELPPPLPGGRSAYRKVRDRASFAFALVSVAAVLTVEAGQVREVRLALGGVAPRPWRAWRAEQALRGQPATAAAFRAAADAELADAKALKDNGFKIELARRMIVAALAELAGEAP is encoded by the coding sequence ATGACCCCCTTCGACTATGCCCGTGCCGCCGATGCGGCGGACGCCGTGCGCCGTGGCGCCGCGCCCGGCGCGGCGTATCTCGGCGGCGGCACCAACCTCGTCGATCTGATGCGCGAGACGGTGGAACGCCCGGCGGTGCTGGTCGATGTGACCGGCCTGTCCCGCGGGATCGACGCGCTGCCCGACGGGGGGCTGCGGATCGGGGCGGCGGCGCGCAACACCGCGGTGGCGGAACACCGGCTGGTGCGCACGCACTACCCGGTTCTGGCGCGCGCCATCCTCTCCGGCGCCAGCGCCCAGATCCGCACCATGGCGACGGTGGGCGGCAACCTGCTGCAACGCCCGCGCTGTCCCTGCTTCTACGACACGGCCGGGTCGCGCTGTAACAGGCGCCTGCCGGGCCAGGGCTGCGACGCGATCGACGGCTTCACCCGCGGCCATGCGATCCTGGGGGCCTCGGACGCCTGCGTCGCGGTGCATCCCTCGGACATGGCCGTCGCGCTTGCGGCCCTCGATGCGACCGTTCTCCTGGACGGCGCGGCCGGGTCGCGCAGCCTGCCGCTGACGGCGCTGCACCGGCTTCCCGGCGACCGGCCGGACATCGAGACCGTGCTCCACCCCGGCGAGCTGATCACTGCGGTGGAGCTGCCGCCCCCGCTCCCCGGCGGACGCTCGGCCTACCGCAAGGTCCGCGACCGGGCCAGCTTCGCCTTCGCCCTGGTTTCGGTCGCGGCCGTGCTGACCGTGGAGGCGGGGCAGGTGCGGGAGGTGCGGCTTGCCCTCGGCGGGGTCGCCCCCCGGCCATGGCGCGCCTGGCGGGCGGAACAGGCCCTGCGCGGGCAGCCGGCGACCGCGGCCGCGTTCCGCGCGGCGGCGGATGCCGAACTCGCCGACGCCAAGGCCCTGAAGGACAACGGCTTCAAGATCGAACTGGCGCGGCGGATGATCGTCGCGGCGCTCGCAGAGCTTGCGGGAGAGGCGCCATGA
- a CDS encoding xanthine dehydrogenase family protein molybdopterin-binding subunit, producing the protein MSMTDGTGPAGGAVAPVSDTSSDPLLRPRRHGHVGRPLARIDGPLKVAGQAPFAAEIPMAGMLHAALVCSTVARGRIAALDTGAAEAAPGVVAVMTHRTCPRLSPPPVFLSAPKAGAGDDLPVMQDDRVRWNGQPVAVVLAATHEQAAHAASLVRVRYDIEPALTCFEEARARGTRPGEFMGEPLHVAVGDADAALAAAPVSVDVVYRTPRHNHNAIEPHAVTCAWQGDTLRLHDASQMVAHAAWSIARMFGIDEAQVVVTSPFVGGGFGGKCLWQHQILAAAAARLVGRPVRLVLTREQVYRIVGGRSPTEQRVALGAGRDGRLTALIHEGTTPKTAFNVMPEPFILPTRSAYATPAMRLDVQTVELDMLSNTFMRAPGESVGTVALEGAMDELAEALGIDPVELRLRNEPETDPVSGLPFSSRHIVQAWRAGAERFGWDRRNPVPGVTRDGDWLVGMGCAMATYPYYRMPGGAARLTLTRDGRAVVEIAAHEMGMGTATVHTQIAAERLGLPPEAVTFAYGDSTLPGVVLAGGSQQTAAIAASVIAVHRALVAELLTLAGNDSPLAGLGPDEVGSRDGGLCALAGPGRYESYASILGRALRDSVRVQASAPEPQETRERSMHSHGAMFCEVRVHAVTGEPRVSRFLGSFDCGRILNPRTAASQFRGGIIMGLGLALMEETRFDGRTGRVMNPSLAEYHIPVHLDVPEIDVIWTDIPDPHAPLGARGIGEMGITGTGAAVANAVYNATGRRIRDLPVTLDRLM; encoded by the coding sequence ATGAGCATGACCGACGGCACCGGACCGGCGGGCGGGGCGGTCGCCCCCGTGTCCGATACCTCCTCCGACCCGCTCCTGCGCCCGCGCCGGCACGGCCATGTCGGCAGGCCCCTCGCGCGGATCGACGGTCCGCTGAAGGTGGCCGGGCAGGCGCCCTTCGCGGCGGAGATCCCGATGGCGGGCATGCTCCATGCCGCGCTCGTCTGCAGCACCGTCGCCCGCGGCCGCATCGCCGCCCTCGACACCGGCGCGGCCGAAGCGGCCCCCGGCGTCGTCGCGGTGATGACGCACCGGACCTGCCCGCGGTTGAGCCCGCCGCCGGTCTTCCTCTCCGCGCCCAAGGCAGGGGCCGGGGACGACCTGCCGGTGATGCAGGACGACCGCGTGCGCTGGAACGGCCAGCCGGTCGCCGTCGTCCTCGCCGCGACGCACGAGCAGGCGGCCCATGCGGCATCGCTGGTCCGTGTCCGCTACGACATCGAGCCGGCGCTGACATGCTTCGAGGAAGCCCGGGCGCGGGGCACCCGCCCGGGTGAATTCATGGGCGAGCCCCTGCATGTGGCGGTCGGCGATGCCGATGCCGCCCTGGCGGCGGCCCCCGTCAGCGTGGATGTCGTCTACCGGACGCCGCGGCACAACCACAATGCGATCGAACCCCACGCGGTCACCTGCGCCTGGCAGGGCGACACGCTGCGCCTCCATGACGCCTCGCAGATGGTGGCGCACGCGGCCTGGTCCATCGCCCGCATGTTCGGGATCGACGAGGCGCAGGTCGTCGTCACCTCGCCCTTCGTCGGTGGCGGGTTCGGCGGCAAGTGCCTCTGGCAGCACCAGATCCTCGCCGCCGCCGCGGCCCGGCTGGTCGGCCGCCCGGTGCGGCTGGTGCTGACGCGCGAGCAGGTCTACCGCATCGTCGGCGGCCGCTCCCCGACCGAACAGCGGGTGGCGCTGGGGGCCGGCCGCGACGGCCGGCTGACCGCGCTGATCCATGAGGGGACGACGCCGAAGACGGCCTTCAACGTGATGCCGGAACCGTTCATCCTGCCGACCCGCAGCGCCTATGCGACCCCGGCGATGAGGCTCGACGTGCAGACCGTCGAGCTGGACATGCTGAGCAACACCTTCATGCGCGCGCCGGGCGAATCCGTCGGCACCGTCGCGCTGGAAGGGGCGATGGACGAACTGGCCGAGGCGCTCGGCATCGACCCGGTCGAACTGCGCCTCCGCAACGAGCCGGAGACGGACCCGGTATCGGGGCTGCCCTTCTCGTCCCGCCATATCGTCCAGGCCTGGCGGGCGGGGGCGGAGCGGTTCGGGTGGGACCGGCGCAACCCGGTGCCGGGTGTGACCCGCGACGGGGACTGGCTGGTCGGCATGGGCTGCGCCATGGCGACCTATCCCTATTACCGCATGCCGGGCGGGGCGGCGCGGCTCACGCTCACCCGCGACGGCCGCGCGGTGGTCGAGATCGCGGCGCACGAGATGGGCATGGGCACCGCGACCGTCCACACCCAGATCGCCGCCGAACGGCTGGGCCTGCCGCCGGAGGCGGTGACCTTTGCCTATGGCGATTCCACCCTGCCGGGGGTGGTGCTGGCCGGCGGCTCGCAGCAGACGGCCGCCATCGCTGCGTCGGTGATCGCGGTGCACCGTGCCCTGGTGGCCGAGCTTCTCACCCTGGCCGGCAACGATTCCCCCCTTGCGGGGCTGGGTCCGGACGAGGTCGGCAGCCGCGACGGGGGCCTGTGCGCGCTCGCCGGGCCCGGCCGGTACGAGAGCTACGCCTCCATCCTCGGGCGCGCCCTGCGCGACAGCGTGCGCGTCCAGGCGTCCGCCCCGGAGCCGCAGGAGACCCGGGAGCGGTCGATGCACAGCCACGGCGCGATGTTCTGCGAGGTCCGCGTCCATGCGGTGACGGGCGAGCCGCGGGTCAGCCGCTTCCTGGGCTCGTTCGACTGCGGCCGCATCCTCAATCCCAGGACGGCCGCCAGCCAGTTCCGCGGCGGCATCATCATGGGGCTGGGGCTTGCCCTGATGGAAGAGACGCGGTTCGACGGGCGCACGGGCCGGGTGATGAACCCCAGCCTCGCCGAGTACCACATCCCGGTGCATCTGGACGTGCCGGAGATCGACGTGATCTGGACCGACATCCCCGACCCGCACGCCCCTCTGGGCGCCCGGGGGATCGGGGAGATGGGCATCACCGGCACCGGCGCTGCCGTCGCCAACGCCGTCTACAACGCCACCGGCCGCCGCATCCGCGACCTGCCGGTCACGCTCGACAGGCTGATGTGA
- a CDS encoding HNH endonuclease, producing MKAVFTTKVDPTYDDLPEFRYHFPRAYLNVAEAAVGDWIIYYEPRRTSGELSSRGGRQSYFATAQVTQIVPDPSLPDHFYAFVRDYLPLPRPVPFREGEHYYETALRRDDGQTNKGAFGRAVRRLSDAEYLEILNAGMARLLDLPEPAGLAADPTTSVAPFQFADEPATFERPIVERLSTRPVRDAAFAAAIKSAYHETCAVTGLRLINGGGRSEVQAAHIRPVAADGPDSPRNGLALSATVHWMFDRGLISAADDHSLLVAERHVPDSARRLFLPTGKLLLPERGDQRPHPQFLKWHRENVFKG from the coding sequence ATGAAAGCCGTCTTCACGACCAAGGTCGATCCGACCTACGATGACCTGCCAGAATTCCGGTATCACTTCCCCCGTGCATACTTGAATGTGGCGGAAGCGGCAGTCGGCGACTGGATCATCTATTATGAACCCCGTCGGACCAGCGGGGAATTGTCCAGCCGTGGCGGCCGTCAATCCTATTTCGCTACGGCACAGGTCACGCAGATCGTGCCGGACCCGTCCTTGCCCGACCATTTCTACGCCTTCGTGCGCGACTACCTGCCCTTGCCCCGGCCCGTGCCGTTCCGGGAGGGGGAGCACTACTACGAAACCGCCTTGCGGCGGGATGACGGACAGACGAACAAGGGGGCGTTCGGCCGGGCGGTGCGTCGCCTCTCCGACGCCGAGTACCTGGAGATCCTGAACGCCGGGATGGCAAGGCTCCTGGACCTGCCCGAACCGGCCGGCTTGGCTGCCGATCCGACGACATCGGTGGCCCCGTTCCAGTTCGCCGACGAACCGGCGACCTTCGAGCGCCCGATCGTGGAGCGGTTGAGCACCCGTCCGGTGCGCGACGCCGCCTTTGCCGCCGCCATCAAGTCCGCCTACCATGAGACCTGCGCCGTCACGGGGCTGCGCCTGATCAACGGCGGCGGCCGGTCGGAGGTGCAGGCGGCCCATATCCGCCCTGTCGCCGCCGACGGGCCGGACAGCCCGCGCAACGGGCTGGCCCTGTCGGCCACCGTCCATTGGATGTTCGACCGAGGCCTGATCTCGGCTGCGGACGACCACTCGCTGCTTGTCGCCGAGCGTCATGTTCCGGACAGCGCCCGCCGCCTGTTCCTGCCCACCGGCAAGCTGCTGCTGCCCGAGCGCGGCGACCAACGACCGCATCCCCAGTTCCTGAAATGGCACCGGGAGAATGTGTTCAAGGGGTGA
- a CDS encoding MarR family winged helix-turn-helix transcriptional regulator, with amino-acid sequence MAVPIRGADWRPEALDPLVRVLEEFRTLDPDLPIQYALSFLTIAQNEGLSIRDLSERLGIAQSSASRNVAALSRWHSFGKEGLDLVRAEEDPRERRRKIVTLTEKGRDMAGRLTDLLHPTPPQRMTLRSA; translated from the coding sequence ATGGCCGTACCCATCAGGGGCGCAGACTGGCGTCCTGAAGCGCTCGACCCGCTGGTCAGGGTGCTGGAGGAATTCCGCACCCTGGACCCGGACCTGCCCATCCAGTACGCGCTGTCCTTCCTGACGATCGCCCAGAACGAGGGGCTGTCGATCCGGGACCTTTCGGAGCGGCTGGGCATCGCCCAGTCCTCCGCCTCGCGCAACGTGGCCGCGCTGTCGCGCTGGCACAGCTTCGGCAAGGAGGGGCTGGACCTCGTCCGCGCCGAGGAAGACCCGCGCGAACGCCGGCGCAAGATCGTGACCCTGACCGAGAAGGGCCGCGACATGGCCGGCCGCCTGACCGACCTGCTGCACCCCACGCCCCCCCAGCGGATGACCCTGCGCAGCGCGTGA